One part of the Anopheles coustani chromosome 2, idAnoCousDA_361_x.2, whole genome shotgun sequence genome encodes these proteins:
- the LOC131265239 gene encoding thiamine transporter 1-like — protein MQQWLRVSLLLCVFGFFRELRPSEPFVTEFLSGEWRDIEPEQLNRDVYPIGTYSHLALLVFMFLLTDILRYKSIIIFSACVGIVIWSLLLWTESLAALQVVQVLYGTYMASEVAYYTYIYAKISREKYQQVTGNTRAATQLGRFLSGVISQVLVSTGAMNVRDLNYITFGAQTFSLLWSFVLPPVRTSVYFYASSDDEQKAGQQQHQQQLENRQSDGSTVGNGESGSSTPGPASDFPLPAETSPEATREQTDADKGGDVVKPVVVSFSAKRAVRLLWHHLIAAYRQIPVVQWSLWWALAMAGFIQVQVYVQLLWHEIDQDQGTLFNGGAEALLTLLGAGSAMVAGYVANRIFEQWALWILTVCSGLQGGLVLYSGFATNIWVAYVLYILFGALYLFMITMASAIVAKYLEEDSFGLIFGINTFVAIGVQALLTLATISERGLMLDPREQFKVYGGYFLVLSVIYLIAAIVTGVRRLLSGAASEGQAGDMTTA, from the exons ATGCAGCAGTGGTTGAGGGTGTCCTTGCTGCTGTGCGTCTTCGGGTTCTTCCGCGAGCTGCGCCCATCGGAGCCGTTCGTGACGGAGTTTCTTTCCGGCGAGTGGCGCGACATCGAGCCGGAGCAGCTGAACCGGGACGTCTACCCGATCGGCACGTACAGTCACCTAGCGCTGCTGGTGTTTATGTTTCTGCTCACGGACATCCTGAG ATACAAATCGATAATTATATTTTCCGCCTGCGTCGGTATTGTCATCTGGTCACTGCTGCTATGGACGGAGTCGCTCGCTGCACTGCAG GTCGTGCAAGTGCTGTACGGTACGTACATGGCCTCGGAAGTCGCGTACTATACGTACATCTACGCCAAGATCAGCCGGGAAAAGTATCAACAGGTGACGGGCAACACCCGGGCCGCCACCCAGCTCGGCCGCTTTCTGTCCGGCGTTATCTCCCAGGTGCTGGTCTCCACCGGTGCGATGAACGTGCGCGACCTGAATTACATTACGTTTGGCG CGCAAACATTTTCCTTGCTGTGGTCATTTGTGTTGCCACCGGTGAGGACGAGTGTTTACTTCTACGCCAGCAGCGATGACGAGCAGAAAGCagggcagcagcaacatcagcagcagctggaAAACCGTCAGTCCGATGGGTCCACGGTTGGAAACGGCGAGTCTGGATCTTCCACACCCGGACCAG CCAGCGATTTTCCACTTCCAGCCGAAACCTCCCCCGAAGCAACGCGAGAGCAGACGGATGCGGACAAAGGCGGTGACGTGGTCAAACCGGTGGTGGTGAGCTTTTCCGCGAAGCGTGCGGTACGCCTGCTGTGGCACCATCTGATCGCCGCCTACCGCCAGATACCGGTCGTCCAGTGGAGCCTCTGGTGGGCGCTGGCGATGGCCGGTTTCATCCAGGTGCAGGTGTACGTGCAGCTGCTGTGGCACGAGATCGACCAGGACCAGGGCACGCTGTTCAACGGTGGGGCGGAGGCGCTGCTCACGCTGCTCGGAGCGGGCAGCGCGATGGTGGCCGGGTATGTCGCGAACCGCATCTTCGAGCAGTGGGCCCTCTGGATACTGACGGTCTGCTCCGGGCTGCAGGGTGGGCTCGTGCTGTACTCCGGCTTCGCCACCAACATCTGGGTGGCGTACGTGCTTTACATACTGTTTGGCGCGCTGTATCTGTTCATGATCACCATGGCCAG CGCCATCGTAGCGAAGTACCTGGAGGAGGACAGCTTTGGGTTGATTTTCGGCATCAACACGTTCGTGGCGATCGGCGTGCAGGCACTCCTCACCCTGGCCACGATCTCCGAGCGCGGCCTGATGCTGGATCCCCGGGAGCAGTTCAAAGTGTACGGTGGCTAC